From a region of the Podarcis muralis chromosome 16, rPodMur119.hap1.1, whole genome shotgun sequence genome:
- the LOC114586662 gene encoding uncharacterized protein LOC114586662: protein MVDCGPSCAVPSCASTPTVGFGSAGGLGYGGLGHGLGGLGYGNGGFGYGFGGLGYGYGGAERAANLGVLAGVAPSCINQIPPAEVVIQPPASVLTIPGPILSASCEPVAVGGNTPCAVGGSGIVGGYGGLGYGSGLLGSSGGFGYGLGYGRGALLGKRFGRRFSICS, encoded by the coding sequence ATGGTTGACTGTGGTCCATCCTGTGCTGTCCCATCCTGTGCTTCCACCCCCACTGTTGGGTTTGGATCAGCAGGAGGTCTTGGCTATGGTGGTCTCGGCCATGGATTGGGAGGTCTCGGCTATGGAAATGGAGGATTCGGCTACGGATTTGGTGGTCTCGGCTATGGATATGGAGGTGCTGAAAGAGCAGCCAACCTTGGAGTCCTGGCAGGAGTTGCCCCATCCTGCATCAACCAGATCCCACCAGCAGAAGTTGTGATCCAGCCACCTGCCTCCGTTCTGACCATCCCAGGGCCCATCCTCTCTGCCAGCTGTGAGCCTGTGGCTGTTGGAGGCAACACTCCATGTGCCGTTGGTGGTTCCGGGATCGTAGGAGGCTATGGGGGCTTGGGCTATGGGTCTGGTCTCCTTGGAAGCTCTGGGGGCTTCGGCTATGGTTTGGGTTACGGGAGGGGAGCACTCCTTG
- the LOC114586851 gene encoding uncharacterized protein LOC114586851 has translation MVDCGPSCAVPSCASTPTVGFGSAGGLGYGGLGYGLGGLGYGNRGFGYGFGGLGYGYGGAERAANLGVLAGVAPSCINQIPPAEVVIQPPASVLTIPGPILSASCEPVAVGGNTPCAVGGSGIVGGYGYGGLGFGSGLLGSSGGFGYGLGYGRGRKFGRRFSICA, from the coding sequence ATGGTTGACTGTGGTCCATCCTGCGCTGTCCCATCCTGTGCTTCCACCCCCACTGTTGGGTTCGGCTCAGCAGGAGGCCTTGGCTATGGTGGTCTCGGCTATGGATTGGGAGGTCTCGGCTATGGAAATAGGGGATTCGGCTACGGATTTGGTGGTCTCGGCTATGGCTATGGAGGTGCTGAAAGAGCAGCCAACCTCGGAGTCCTGGCAGGAGTTGCCCCATCCTGCATCAACCAGATCCCACCAGCAGAGGTCGTGATCCAGCCACCTGCCTCCGTTCTGACCATCCCAGGGCCCATCCTCTCTGCCAGCTGTGAGCCTGTGGCTGTTGGAGGCAACACTCCATGTGCTGTTGGTGGTTCCGGGATCGTAGGAGGCTATGGCTATGGGGGCTTGGGCTTTGGGTCTGGTCTCCTTGGAAGCTCTGGAGGTTTCGGCTATGGTTTGGGCTACGGGAGGGGAAGGAAGTTCGGGCGTCGTTTTAGCATCTGTGCATAG